One Parasphingorhabdus cellanae genomic region harbors:
- a CDS encoding 6-phosphogluconolactonase, whose amino-acid sequence MSDAATSANITWADHADAAAVAAHLATAIEQHGARLLAVPGGSTPVAIFDKLSTIDLPWNDLSLMLTDDRIVAEDHEASNFGKLTRAFADSDAKLIDLTEGMTPPRADLVWVGMGADGHIASLFPTMKAPVQGDETSPLVVRTVPDPLPSEAPFERLSLNMAALIDTNAIIIVVRGADKKTILEQAIKEEHDLPIAKLIKAASCPITIFWSES is encoded by the coding sequence ATGAGTGACGCCGCTACATCTGCAAATATCACTTGGGCGGATCATGCCGATGCTGCAGCGGTCGCTGCGCATCTCGCAACAGCGATTGAGCAACACGGCGCACGCCTATTGGCTGTTCCCGGTGGCAGCACACCCGTGGCGATATTCGATAAATTGTCGACCATAGATCTGCCGTGGAATGACCTTTCCTTGATGCTCACCGACGACCGGATTGTCGCGGAAGATCATGAAGCCAGCAATTTTGGCAAGCTCACGAGAGCCTTTGCGGACAGTGACGCCAAACTGATCGATTTGACGGAGGGCATGACCCCGCCGCGTGCCGATCTTGTCTGGGTCGGCATGGGGGCGGACGGGCATATTGCTTCGCTGTTCCCGACCATGAAAGCACCTGTGCAGGGTGATGAAACCAGTCCTCTGGTTGTTCGAACCGTACCTGACCCGCTTCCGTCAGAGGCGCCTTTTGAGCGGTTGAGCCTTAACATGGCCGCGCTCATCGACACCAATGCCATAATTATTGTCGTGCGCGGAGCCGACAAGAAAACTATATTGGAACAAGCAATCAAGGAAGAGCATGATTTGCCGATTGCAAAGCTGATCAAGGCGGCTTCCTGCCCGATAACAATTTTTTGGAGCGAGTCATAA
- a CDS encoding glucokinase, whose protein sequence is MTQEIVTADIGGTHARFAIAQVDGHHVEALTDQVVMKSAEHASLQTAWEAYADQIGRALPKDGAIAVAGPVGGSLLRLPNNPWIVRPHAIPVKLGLDRFSLINDFGAVAHAVAHLNGDHLMHCCGPDVSLPATGPISIFGPGTGLGTVQLLRTKDDYHVIEAEGGHIDFAPLDSIEDKILQTLRKRHRRVSVERIVSGPGLVAIHAVLADLEGRSAAPMSDRELWELALAGEDSLAAAALDRFCLSLGSVTGDLALAQGAKAVVIGGGVGARIADILPQSGFCERFVAKGRFESVMQNIPVKLLNYPQPGLFGAASAFLQEHEL, encoded by the coding sequence TTGACCCAGGAAATTGTGACAGCCGATATAGGCGGCACCCATGCGCGTTTTGCGATTGCCCAAGTGGATGGTCATCATGTCGAAGCACTGACCGATCAAGTGGTCATGAAAAGCGCCGAACATGCTAGCCTGCAAACCGCCTGGGAAGCCTATGCGGATCAGATCGGCCGCGCGCTGCCTAAGGATGGCGCGATTGCTGTTGCCGGCCCGGTTGGCGGATCGCTGTTGCGCTTGCCCAACAACCCCTGGATTGTTCGGCCCCATGCCATTCCGGTCAAACTGGGGCTTGATCGCTTTTCACTGATCAATGACTTTGGTGCTGTCGCGCATGCCGTCGCCCATCTGAATGGCGATCATTTGATGCATTGCTGTGGTCCTGATGTGTCGCTGCCCGCGACCGGCCCGATATCGATATTTGGTCCCGGCACCGGCTTGGGTACGGTGCAGCTTCTGCGCACCAAAGATGATTATCATGTGATTGAAGCCGAAGGCGGTCATATCGATTTTGCACCGCTGGACAGTATTGAAGACAAGATATTGCAGACACTGCGCAAACGCCATCGGCGGGTGTCGGTCGAGCGGATTGTATCCGGCCCCGGGTTGGTCGCAATCCATGCGGTATTGGCTGATCTGGAGGGCCGGTCAGCCGCACCCATGAGCGATCGCGAACTATGGGAGCTGGCGTTAGCGGGCGAAGACAGTCTGGCGGCTGCTGCATTGGACCGGTTTTGTCTCAGCCTCGGCTCGGTCACGGGCGATCTGGCTTTGGCGCAGGGGGCGAAAGCCGTGGTCATTGGCGGCGGCGTCGGCGCAAGAATTGCCGACATATTGCCGCAATCGGGATTTTGTGAACGCTTTGTCGCCAAGGGACGTTTCGAATCGGTTATGCAAAATATTCCGGTCAAATTATTGAACTATCCACAGCCGGGTCTCTTTGGCGCGGCATCAGCCTTTCTGCAGGAGCATGAACTTTGA
- a CDS encoding bifunctional 4-hydroxy-2-oxoglutarate aldolase/2-dehydro-3-deoxy-phosphogluconate aldolase: protein MKPIEKLMRAAPVIPVLVIDDVATARPIAEALVAGGLPILEVTLRTDCALEVIAEMKKVDGAIVGAGTVLNDAHLTSATDAGSEFIVSPGLTEALVESALKHDIPLLPGISNASDIMRGMDMGLHHFKFFPAEASGGITALKAISGPFKDCRFCPTGGINPRTAGDWLALDAVLCVGGSWIVPKGTRDFDKVKQLARTASAVKLN from the coding sequence TTGAAACCGATCGAGAAACTCATGCGCGCTGCGCCGGTTATCCCTGTGCTGGTTATCGATGATGTCGCGACAGCGCGGCCGATTGCCGAGGCTTTGGTTGCAGGCGGACTACCGATTTTGGAAGTCACATTGCGGACCGATTGCGCACTGGAAGTCATTGCCGAGATGAAAAAGGTCGACGGTGCGATTGTCGGTGCCGGAACGGTTCTAAACGATGCCCATCTGACATCTGCGACCGATGCCGGTTCTGAATTTATTGTGTCACCAGGCCTTACTGAAGCACTGGTCGAGTCCGCGCTAAAACATGACATACCTTTGCTACCCGGCATTTCGAATGCCAGCGATATCATGCGCGGCATGGATATGGGACTTCACCATTTCAAATTTTTCCCTGCCGAAGCCTCTGGCGGAATTACGGCTTTAAAGGCAATTTCCGGACCGTTTAAGGATTGCCGTTTTTGTCCCACTGGCGGCATTAACCCGAGGACTGCTGGCGATTGGTTGGCCTTGGATGCGGTGCTTTGTGTGGGTGGCAGCTGGATTGTACCGAAAGGGACGCGTGATTTTGATAAGGTCAAGCAATTGGCGCGAACGGCCTCTGCTGTCAAACTCAACTAA
- a CDS encoding aldose 1-epimerase codes for MISLQNNDIALIIDPSRGGGILRFDWRDTAIFQPARDTDCSPLGLANFVLVPFSNRIAKGHFSFEGESVNIPPNHPPASTGHAIHGHGWMAPWEVVAKSEEVLHLRYQHTADSWPWDYSCDQEMILTAQGYIHKLSVTNQSAANMPAGLGFHPYFPSANVHLSTKFEGRWHVTEQGLPTEWVGKAGIYDLSTDDPVDTVFTGRRGALEIEWPTHRLTMTPNPDLPETHIFAPSDEDYFCVEPVSHMTDAINRDGLKILAPGECWSTQVEFSVAPQIS; via the coding sequence ATGATTTCGCTCCAGAACAATGACATAGCCCTTATTATTGACCCCTCGCGTGGCGGCGGAATATTGCGATTTGACTGGCGCGACACAGCCATTTTTCAACCGGCCAGAGACACAGACTGCAGCCCTTTGGGACTCGCCAATTTTGTACTTGTCCCTTTTTCCAATCGTATCGCGAAAGGTCACTTTTCGTTCGAGGGTGAATCGGTAAACATTCCGCCCAACCATCCGCCTGCGTCAACAGGCCATGCAATCCACGGCCATGGATGGATGGCGCCTTGGGAAGTGGTTGCAAAATCAGAAGAAGTGCTACATCTCCGCTATCAGCATACTGCCGATAGTTGGCCGTGGGATTATAGCTGCGATCAAGAGATGATCTTAACCGCCCAAGGCTATATTCATAAACTATCAGTCACCAACCAAAGTGCCGCCAATATGCCAGCAGGCCTGGGCTTTCATCCGTATTTTCCGAGTGCCAACGTCCATTTATCAACAAAATTCGAAGGCCGCTGGCACGTTACAGAACAAGGGCTGCCGACCGAATGGGTGGGCAAGGCGGGCATTTACGATCTCTCAACAGATGATCCGGTAGATACCGTTTTTACCGGTCGCAGAGGCGCACTCGAAATCGAATGGCCCACACACCGGCTGACCATGACACCCAATCCGGACTTGCCCGAAACTCACATTTTTGCGCCGTCTGATGAGGATTATTTCTGTGTCGAACCGGTCAGCCATATGACCGATGCGATCAATCGTGATGGATTGAAAATTCTAGCGCCCGGTGAATGCTGGTCCACGCAGGTCGAATTTTCAGTCGCACCGCAAATTAGTTGA
- the edd gene encoding phosphogluconate dehydratase, with protein MSLHPTLDAVTSRIIERSKASRAAYLDLIDREGDKGVHRPNLSCGNLAHGFAASGDDKPAIRSGAAMNIGIVTAYNDMLSAHQPYGRYPEQIKIFAREAGATAQVAGGVPAMCDGVTQGQLGMELSLFSRDNIAMGTAIGLSHGMFEGTLLLGICDKIVPGLLIGALRFGHLPTILVPAGPMPSGLANKEKQRVRQLYAEGKATKDELLEAEAASYHGAGTCTFYGTANSNQMMMEMMGLHVPGAAFVNPGTKLRQELTRAAVHQISAIGKAGNDYRPLGRCIDEKAIVNAAVGLLATGGSTNHLIHLPAIARAAGIIIDWEDFDALSAVVPLVTRIYPNGSADVNHFHAAGGMAFVIRELLDAGLLHRDIMTVAGNDMDAYAKEAVLEGDKPGWSAAPSESRNDEILRPVSDPFSPDGGMRLLTGNLGRAAIKTSAVDPSRLTVEAPVRVFADQNDIKTAFDSGELDRDVIIVVRFQGPRANGMPELHKLTPPMGVLQDRGHEVALLTDGRMSGASGKVPAAIHCWPEAKDGGPLAKLEDGDIVRICAKTGELTALVDEAEWQARPLAETPIESAGTGRELFALMRNLSDNAEAGASAMLNQAGL; from the coding sequence ATAAGCCTGCACCCCACTCTGGACGCGGTAACCAGCCGCATTATCGAGCGCAGCAAAGCGTCGCGCGCAGCCTATCTCGATCTGATCGATCGTGAAGGTGACAAGGGCGTACATCGGCCCAACCTGTCCTGCGGCAATCTCGCCCATGGTTTCGCAGCCAGCGGCGATGACAAGCCTGCCATTCGTTCTGGCGCGGCGATGAATATCGGTATCGTCACCGCCTATAATGATATGCTGTCGGCGCATCAGCCCTATGGCCGCTATCCCGAACAGATCAAAATTTTTGCGCGCGAAGCAGGCGCTACGGCTCAGGTTGCAGGCGGCGTTCCGGCGATGTGCGATGGCGTGACGCAGGGGCAATTGGGCATGGAGCTTAGCCTGTTCAGCCGCGACAATATCGCGATGGGCACCGCCATCGGCCTCAGCCATGGCATGTTTGAAGGCACGTTGCTGCTCGGCATTTGCGATAAAATCGTGCCGGGTCTGCTGATCGGCGCGCTGCGCTTCGGCCATTTGCCGACGATATTGGTTCCTGCCGGACCCATGCCATCGGGCCTAGCGAACAAGGAAAAGCAGCGCGTGCGTCAGCTTTATGCAGAGGGCAAGGCGACCAAAGACGAACTGCTCGAAGCGGAAGCGGCGAGCTATCACGGCGCGGGCACCTGCACCTTCTATGGAACCGCCAATTCCAATCAGATGATGATGGAAATGATGGGGCTGCATGTTCCCGGCGCAGCCTTTGTCAATCCGGGTACCAAGCTACGGCAGGAGCTGACCCGCGCGGCGGTGCACCAGATTTCCGCCATTGGAAAAGCAGGCAATGACTATCGTCCACTCGGGCGCTGTATCGATGAAAAGGCGATTGTGAATGCGGCGGTGGGGCTTTTGGCCACGGGCGGTTCGACCAATCACCTGATCCATTTGCCCGCCATTGCAAGGGCGGCCGGTATAATCATCGACTGGGAAGATTTTGATGCGCTGTCGGCTGTCGTTCCGCTGGTGACCCGCATCTATCCCAATGGCTCTGCCGATGTGAATCATTTTCATGCGGCGGGCGGGATGGCGTTTGTGATCCGCGAACTGCTGGATGCGGGCTTATTGCATCGTGATATCATGACCGTCGCGGGGAATGATATGGATGCTTATGCAAAAGAGGCGGTGCTGGAAGGCGACAAGCCGGGCTGGAGCGCTGCGCCATCGGAAAGCCGCAATGACGAGATCCTCCGTCCGGTGTCCGATCCGTTTTCGCCCGATGGCGGGATGCGATTGTTGACCGGTAATTTGGGCCGCGCGGCGATAAAAACCAGCGCCGTTGATCCTAGCCGATTGACTGTCGAGGCGCCGGTCCGGGTTTTTGCAGATCAAAATGATATTAAAACCGCCTTTGATTCTGGCGAACTGGACCGCGATGTGATCATCGTCGTCCGCTTTCAGGGACCGCGCGCCAATGGCATGCCGGAGCTGCACAAGCTCACTCCGCCAATGGGCGTCTTACAAGATCGCGGTCATGAGGTCGCATTGCTGACCGATGGACGCATGTCGGGGGCCAGCGGCAAGGTTCCCGCGGCAATCCACTGCTGGCCAGAGGCGAAAGACGGCGGACCTTTGGCAAAATTGGAGGATGGCGATATCGTTCGTATCTGCGCCAAAACCGGCGAGCTGACCGCCTTGGTTGACGAAGCAGAATGGCAAGCGCGGCCGCTTGCCGAAACGCCGATTGAGAGCGCAGGCACCGGCCGGGAACTATTCGCGCTAATGCGCAATCTATCTGACAATGCAGAAGCAGGGGCGTCAGCCATGCTCAACCAGGCGGGATTGTAG
- a CDS encoding FecR family protein, whose translation MAEKDNDIRDQAVAWVIRTQAADFAKWEEFTLWLEADHRHNLAYEKVLSAVDNLSDLTVSITQAKSEKTVFPKPANDEYITPERLPNRRRVMFGAIAASLVVAVSAGVWTQMPQPYDVMTGPGEREIVALPDGSKITLNGNTKIALDHKRPRYARLVGGEALFTVVHQQNDPFVVDTADVRLVDAGTEFNVIRTADALDVTVSEGLVIYNPDRENVSLPAGKRLYRPAAKNRVTVSTIAIEQVGSWRTGRLSFAGETLGEVAAALDRNLPVSIAVSPDIAGRPFSGVIQLDGDGQQNIEPIAAVLGVQAKKTGKGWILIGDDAVP comes from the coding sequence ATGGCTGAAAAAGACAACGATATCCGGGATCAGGCCGTTGCCTGGGTAATCCGAACGCAGGCTGCTGATTTCGCAAAATGGGAGGAATTTACCCTTTGGCTTGAAGCTGACCATAGACACAATTTGGCCTATGAGAAAGTGTTGAGTGCGGTAGACAATCTTTCTGATTTAACAGTAAGTATTACGCAAGCTAAAAGCGAAAAAACCGTTTTTCCCAAACCTGCAAACGATGAATATATCACGCCGGAACGCCTGCCAAATCGCCGCCGCGTTATGTTCGGCGCGATTGCGGCATCGCTAGTGGTTGCAGTTAGCGCTGGCGTCTGGACCCAGATGCCACAGCCCTATGATGTGATGACGGGACCCGGGGAGCGGGAAATAGTTGCTCTTCCTGATGGCAGTAAAATCACCTTGAATGGCAACACGAAAATTGCTCTCGACCATAAAAGGCCGCGCTATGCACGGCTAGTCGGTGGGGAGGCATTGTTCACCGTCGTTCATCAGCAAAATGACCCTTTTGTTGTCGATACAGCCGATGTTCGCCTCGTCGATGCCGGCACGGAATTTAATGTTATCCGCACCGCCGATGCCCTTGATGTCACGGTTTCCGAGGGTTTGGTCATCTATAACCCGGACCGCGAAAATGTTAGCCTACCAGCGGGCAAACGCCTTTACCGACCAGCAGCGAAAAACCGGGTGACCGTTTCCACTATTGCGATTGAACAGGTTGGTTCGTGGCGTACTGGGCGACTTAGTTTTGCTGGCGAGACACTGGGCGAAGTTGCTGCTGCGCTAGACCGAAATCTACCGGTCAGCATTGCCGTATCTCCAGATATTGCAGGCCGGCCTTTCAGCGGTGTGATCCAGTTGGATGGCGATGGCCAACAAAATATTGAGCCAATTGCAGCCGTTCTTGGTGTGCAAGCGAAAAAAACAGGAAAGGGTTGGATTTTGATCGGGGATGATGCGGTACCTTAG
- a CDS encoding RNA polymerase sigma factor has protein sequence MEHQKLQAVFLAHRDALLRFLNARGAGDNAEDVLQDLWLKLSDVDDSNIVSPLPYLYRAANNAMHDRYRKDERARQRDNEWSDVNRGTGEASDLPPPDRALIANQQLASVEARISKEGPRVFTIFRRFRVDGIGQRKIAEEMGISLSAVEKDLQKAYRALVDWQDREGAE, from the coding sequence ATGGAGCATCAGAAACTTCAGGCCGTTTTCCTTGCGCATCGCGATGCTCTGCTGCGTTTCTTGAATGCGCGCGGTGCTGGCGATAACGCAGAAGATGTATTGCAAGATTTATGGCTGAAGCTGTCCGATGTGGACGATAGCAATATTGTCAGTCCGCTCCCTTATCTTTACCGGGCCGCGAACAATGCCATGCATGACCGCTATCGGAAGGATGAGCGTGCGCGCCAGCGAGACAATGAATGGAGCGATGTTAATCGAGGAACAGGTGAGGCTTCCGACTTGCCGCCTCCTGATCGTGCACTGATCGCTAACCAGCAACTGGCTTCTGTGGAAGCGCGGATCAGCAAAGAGGGACCGCGTGTGTTCACAATTTTTCGCCGATTTCGCGTCGACGGTATCGGTCAGCGCAAGATAGCAGAAGAAATGGGCATCAGCCTGAGCGCGGTCGAGAAAGACTTGCAAAAAGCCTATCGCGCGCTGGTCGATTGGCAAGATAGGGAAGGTGCAGAATGA
- the zwf gene encoding glucose-6-phosphate dehydrogenase, producing the protein MNSHPSNTLLLFGATGDLARRMLLPSLYALHADGLIAKDLRIFGTARSGLNDAEYREMIGEALHEFLPEERKNAANIAQFLERLFYQPLDASKTEGFADLAEKLGDISSGMSIFLSTAPFLFEPTIKGLQSAGLAGDNVRIGLEKPLGNDFASSTEINDAVAAAFPEDRIFRIDHYLGKETVQNILALRFANMMFEPLWNAGGIDHVQITVSEVVGLEGRHGFYDDTGALRDMVQNHMLQLLAITAMEPPANYDATAIRDEKVKVLRSLRALDPAEVVTGQYEAGAVNGAAVEGYLTDLGDQSNTETFVALKAHVDNWRWQGVPFYLRTGKRLAERRSEVVIQFKDVPHSIFGDRSGKPIANRLVIRLQPEEYVRLQVMAKEPGLDRDGIVLREVPLDLSLTQAFASARRRIAYERLLLDLIEGDQTLFVRRDEVEAQWSWVDAIRKIWTDHAVAPKSYGAGSWGPSAAIALTERDGVSWHE; encoded by the coding sequence TTGAATTCCCATCCATCCAACACATTGCTTCTTTTCGGGGCCACCGGTGACTTGGCGCGGCGTATGCTGTTGCCGTCGCTCTATGCGTTGCACGCCGACGGTCTTATCGCCAAGGACTTACGGATATTTGGCACCGCACGCAGCGGCCTGAACGATGCAGAATATCGTGAGATGATCGGCGAGGCGCTGCACGAGTTTCTCCCCGAAGAACGCAAAAATGCCGCTAATATCGCTCAGTTTCTAGAGCGGCTGTTCTATCAGCCACTTGATGCGTCCAAGACCGAAGGCTTTGCGGATCTGGCCGAAAAGCTTGGCGACATTTCATCGGGAATGTCGATCTTTCTGTCTACCGCGCCGTTCTTGTTTGAGCCGACGATCAAGGGGCTGCAATCGGCCGGATTGGCCGGCGACAATGTCCGCATCGGGCTGGAAAAACCGCTGGGCAATGATTTTGCATCATCGACTGAGATTAACGATGCGGTGGCCGCTGCATTTCCCGAAGATCGAATTTTCCGGATCGACCATTATCTCGGCAAGGAAACCGTGCAGAATATATTGGCGCTGCGTTTCGCCAATATGATGTTTGAACCGCTGTGGAATGCCGGCGGTATTGATCATGTCCAGATTACCGTGTCGGAAGTCGTCGGTCTGGAAGGGCGCCACGGCTTTTACGATGATACCGGTGCTTTGCGCGATATGGTGCAGAACCACATGCTGCAACTTTTGGCGATTACCGCGATGGAGCCGCCAGCCAATTATGACGCGACTGCCATTCGCGATGAAAAAGTCAAAGTGCTGCGCTCGCTACGTGCGCTCGATCCGGCGGAAGTCGTCACCGGTCAATATGAAGCCGGTGCGGTAAATGGCGCAGCTGTCGAGGGATATCTGACCGATTTGGGCGACCAATCGAACACGGAAACCTTTGTCGCGCTGAAAGCTCATGTCGACAATTGGCGCTGGCAGGGCGTGCCCTTTTACTTGCGTACCGGGAAACGTCTGGCCGAACGGCGGAGCGAAGTCGTTATCCAGTTTAAGGATGTACCGCACAGCATTTTTGGTGACCGCTCGGGCAAACCGATTGCCAACCGACTCGTCATTCGGTTGCAGCCGGAAGAATATGTCCGCCTGCAAGTCATGGCGAAAGAGCCAGGTCTCGACCGCGATGGCATTGTCCTACGCGAAGTGCCGCTCGATCTGTCTCTGACGCAGGCCTTTGCTAGCGCCCGTCGCCGCATTGCTTATGAACGATTGCTGCTCGACCTGATTGAGGGCGATCAGACCCTATTCGTCCGCCGCGACGAGGTCGAAGCGCAATGGTCCTGGGTCGATGCCATCCGGAAGATCTGGACCGATCATGCGGTCGCACCGAAAAGCTATGGCGCCGGCAGCTGGGGGCCATCGGCCGCGATCGCCCTAACCGAACGGGATGGAGTGAGCTGGCATGAGTGA
- a CDS encoding TonB-dependent receptor: protein MMRYLSIAAAVLGVVIAAPAHAESQVEVDIAAGRLDSAIFVLGKQAGISIGLSDPHIGASRVPRIKGRMTSHQALTRLLAGTEAKPQRVHARHWRIVRIPKRLTSERVARKFNPVKSPPQPVINPDIVVTGLLMRHTIQSDAAGNRLTLSLDDVGPSAEVRGTDALLETLPSLSSTQLGPGRNRLFIRGIADSSFNGPNQAVSGQYLGEARLNYNAPDPDLRLIDLSTIEVYQGPQGTRFGAGTLGGVVRLVPNAVQLDELSGKTSIALAATQDGDPSADANATVNIPVIEGVMGVRASVYTGRQGGYVDDRRRELRDVNRMDTMGGRFILRVDPGAGWSIDTMAAVQVIEARDAQYVDGTGDRLERSTLFAQPYNNEFALGQLVVRKTWDDTELTAAINLVDQEISETFDLTLPASEPFYPELPGLFHQRGDMRLFTSEIRLSRSLDNGGNWFFGTSLVNNRYRIRRAIESDFFNASVVGIENETSEATAFGEITWPLSNRLMVNAGGRISHVWTKGTTLETPSLVLSAQEATVKRNQTAFLPAVGVQYRFAESLTGHVRYQEGFRAAGIDISDDQVERFRNDEVAAIEAGLVFSIGGETGFDAGISAAYTKWDDMQADLIRGDIGLPGTLNIGNGRIWTVDASMNWRPLPGLSIEASAIWSDSKLTEPAETIFVGNSESDFADELPEGAVIVESDNLPNVADFSGRLGVSYTNALSDESDFSLSAWVRYTGESRLGIGPILGVKQGDYVDTGLSANLDFGAHSFWLEGSNIFNARGNRFALGSPFILAFGKQITPLRPRTIRIGFDTRF, encoded by the coding sequence ATGATGCGGTACCTTAGTATAGCGGCCGCTGTTCTGGGTGTTGTTATCGCTGCTCCTGCTCATGCCGAAAGTCAGGTTGAAGTAGATATTGCCGCAGGTCGACTAGACTCTGCGATTTTTGTACTTGGGAAACAGGCCGGTATTAGTATCGGATTGTCTGATCCGCATATTGGGGCAAGCCGGGTCCCGCGGATTAAGGGGCGGATGACCTCGCACCAAGCTTTGACCCGCCTATTGGCCGGTACCGAAGCAAAACCACAGCGTGTACATGCCCGTCATTGGCGGATAGTGCGGATACCGAAGCGGCTCACGTCCGAACGAGTCGCAAGAAAATTCAATCCTGTCAAATCGCCTCCACAACCCGTTATCAATCCGGATATCGTGGTCACCGGTCTGTTGATGCGCCACACCATTCAAAGTGATGCTGCCGGTAATCGATTGACATTGTCGCTGGACGACGTCGGGCCATCGGCAGAGGTGCGCGGAACCGATGCACTGTTAGAAACGCTGCCTAGTCTAAGCTCCACGCAATTGGGTCCGGGTCGTAATCGGTTGTTTATCCGCGGGATCGCTGATTCCAGCTTTAATGGCCCTAACCAAGCCGTGTCTGGCCAATATCTGGGTGAGGCGCGGCTCAACTATAATGCGCCAGATCCGGATTTGCGGCTCATCGACTTGAGTACCATTGAGGTTTATCAAGGGCCACAAGGCACGCGTTTTGGCGCTGGTACACTGGGCGGCGTTGTTCGTCTTGTTCCCAATGCAGTGCAGCTGGACGAGCTGAGCGGTAAAACCTCAATCGCTTTGGCTGCAACGCAAGATGGTGATCCTTCGGCAGATGCTAATGCAACCGTGAACATACCCGTAATAGAAGGGGTCATGGGGGTCAGGGCTTCGGTTTATACCGGCCGTCAGGGCGGCTATGTTGACGATCGCCGCCGCGAGTTGAGAGATGTCAACCGGATGGACACAATGGGCGGTCGGTTCATTTTGCGTGTGGATCCCGGTGCTGGCTGGTCGATCGATACGATGGCGGCTGTCCAGGTAATTGAAGCGCGTGATGCGCAATATGTTGATGGTACAGGAGATCGGCTGGAACGCTCCACACTCTTTGCGCAGCCTTATAATAACGAATTTGCCTTGGGGCAGTTGGTTGTTCGTAAAACATGGGATGATACGGAATTGACTGCGGCGATTAATCTTGTTGATCAGGAGATATCGGAGACATTCGACTTGACCCTGCCAGCCTCTGAGCCCTTTTATCCCGAATTGCCTGGTTTATTCCATCAGCGTGGTGACATGCGTCTGTTCACATCTGAAATACGTTTGTCGCGATCATTGGATAATGGCGGCAACTGGTTCTTCGGGACGAGCCTAGTCAACAACCGCTATCGCATCAGGCGCGCCATTGAGAGTGATTTTTTTAATGCCAGTGTCGTGGGTATTGAAAATGAGACCAGTGAGGCCACCGCCTTTGGTGAGATCACATGGCCCCTCTCCAATCGTCTGATGGTGAATGCCGGAGGGCGGATTAGTCACGTATGGACAAAGGGGACGACATTGGAAACGCCTTCGTTGGTCTTGTCCGCCCAAGAGGCAACTGTAAAAAGAAATCAGACCGCCTTTTTGCCTGCGGTCGGTGTGCAATATCGGTTTGCTGAAAGTCTGACCGGGCATGTCCGTTACCAAGAAGGGTTTCGCGCTGCCGGAATTGATATAAGCGATGATCAAGTGGAGCGGTTTCGCAATGACGAAGTTGCGGCTATCGAAGCCGGGCTGGTTTTTAGCATTGGCGGCGAAACCGGCTTTGATGCCGGTATCTCGGCGGCCTACACCAAATGGGATGATATGCAGGCTGACCTGATTCGTGGTGATATTGGCCTGCCAGGCACCCTGAACATCGGCAACGGTCGGATATGGACAGTCGATGCGTCCATGAACTGGCGGCCGCTACCTGGCTTGTCGATTGAGGCAAGCGCTATCTGGTCTGACAGCAAACTGACTGAACCGGCTGAGACCATTTTTGTCGGTAATTCTGAGTCCGATTTTGCCGATGAACTACCGGAAGGGGCGGTGATTGTCGAAAGTGATAATCTACCCAATGTCGCTGATTTTTCTGGGCGATTAGGGGTAAGCTACACAAATGCATTATCGGACGAATCAGATTTTTCGCTATCTGCCTGGGTTCGGTATACTGGTGAATCCCGGCTGGGTATCGGTCCGATACTCGGCGTGAAGCAGGGCGACTATGTGGATACAGGTCTGTCGGCAAATCTCGATTTCGGCGCACACTCGTTCTGGTTGGAAGGATCCAATATTTTCAATGCCAGAGGCAATCGCTTTGCTTTGGGGTCACCATTCATCTTGGCTTTTGGAAAACAGATCACTCCATTGCGTCCGCGTACTATCAGAATTGGTTTCGATACCAGATTTTAA